The following proteins come from a genomic window of Gynuella sunshinyii YC6258:
- a CDS encoding GspH/FimT family pseudopilin, protein MRQKKDRGFTIIELMITIAVVAILVTVAAPNMSDFLQRNQLNSYVFDVVGAVAATRSEAVTRGERVSFRSKTSSDWSDGWQIILSFDASVIREGEGFPRDSYSMNLTDSSGTAIYEFSIDSRGKRSGNGNFSLQLNDGLGHNKSLSIPVYGSPIAKQE, encoded by the coding sequence ATGAGACAAAAAAAAGACCGCGGATTTACCATTATTGAACTGATGATCACAATTGCAGTTGTTGCAATTTTGGTGACCGTGGCTGCTCCTAACATGAGTGACTTCCTTCAACGCAATCAACTGAACTCTTATGTATTTGATGTGGTTGGAGCAGTGGCCGCCACACGATCTGAAGCAGTTACCAGGGGTGAGCGTGTTTCGTTTCGATCTAAAACCAGTAGTGACTGGTCGGATGGCTGGCAGATTATCTTGAGCTTTGATGCTTCGGTGATCCGAGAGGGAGAAGGTTTTCCCCGTGATTCGTATTCGATGAACCTGACCGACAGTTCGGGAACGGCTATATATGAATTCAGCATCGACAGTCGAGGAAAGCGATCGGGGAATGGGAATTTCTCACTTCAGTTAAATGATGGGCTCGGGCACAACAAGTCTCTGTCCATTCCCGTTTATGGCTCACCGATTGCCAAGCAGGAGTGA
- the ispH gene encoding 4-hydroxy-3-methylbut-2-enyl diphosphate reductase, whose product MKLMLANPRGFCAGVDRAIDIVNRALDLFGSPLYVRHEVVHNRFVVDGLRERGAVFVDELDEVPDDHIVIFSAHGVSQAVRRQAEQRGLKVFDATCPLVTKVHLEVAKYSKEGMECILIGHKGHPEVEGTMGQYDDGNGGAIYLVESEQDVARMTVKNPSRLAYVTQTTLSMDDTAKVIDALRIRFPEIHGPRKDDICYATQNRQDAVKTLAQHCDLVLVVGSTNSSNSNRLRELAERMGCEAYLIDDASQIDPAWLNNKVCVGITAGASAPEVLVRQVIHGIQQYVDTDVVHQNGIEENITFSLPKELRLINQE is encoded by the coding sequence ATGAAATTGATGTTAGCCAACCCACGGGGATTCTGCGCCGGAGTTGACCGGGCAATTGATATTGTCAATCGCGCCCTGGATTTGTTCGGAAGCCCTTTGTATGTTCGTCATGAAGTGGTTCATAACCGCTTTGTTGTTGATGGCTTGCGTGAGCGTGGTGCGGTGTTTGTCGACGAGTTGGACGAAGTACCCGATGATCATATTGTCATTTTCAGTGCTCATGGCGTGTCTCAGGCTGTTCGCCGTCAGGCTGAACAGCGTGGCCTGAAAGTATTTGATGCCACCTGCCCACTGGTGACCAAGGTTCATCTGGAGGTGGCGAAGTACAGCAAAGAGGGAATGGAGTGCATTTTGATCGGCCATAAAGGACATCCGGAAGTTGAAGGAACAATGGGGCAGTACGATGATGGCAATGGCGGAGCAATATATTTGGTAGAGTCTGAACAGGATGTTGCCAGAATGACGGTCAAAAACCCCTCTCGCTTGGCTTATGTGACACAGACCACGCTGTCAATGGATGACACGGCCAAGGTTATCGATGCCTTGAGAATACGTTTTCCGGAGATCCATGGACCGCGTAAAGATGATATTTGCTATGCCACTCAAAACCGCCAGGATGCGGTTAAGACGCTTGCTCAGCATTGTGACCTGGTGCTGGTTGTAGGTTCCACTAACAGCTCTAACTCAAATCGTCTTCGCGAACTGGCAGAAAGAATGGGTTGTGAGGCCTACCTGATTGACGATGCCAGTCAGATAGATCCTGCATGGCTCAACAACAAGGTGTGTGTTGGTATTACGGCGGGAGCATCTGCTCCAGAGGTGTTGGTTCGCCAGGTTATTCATGGTATTCAGCAGTATGTAGATACTGATGTCGTTCATCAAAATGGGATAGAGGAGAACATTACTTTCAGTTTGCCTAAAGAGCTGCGCCTGATTAATCAGGAATAA
- the fkpB gene encoding FKBP-type peptidyl-prolyl cis-trans isomerase encodes MKVGPNTRVTLHFAIRLPDGAEVDSNFGGKPAEFNVGDGNLLPGFEESLFGMTAGERRCMSIPPEKGFGMPNPQNLQQFQRSQFDEQMEIRPGLVISFSDAANSELPGVVKEVNEDSVVVDFNHPLSGKTLEFDVEILRVCESGQ; translated from the coding sequence GTGAAAGTTGGTCCAAATACCAGAGTGACATTGCATTTTGCCATTCGTCTACCGGACGGCGCAGAGGTGGACTCCAATTTTGGGGGGAAGCCAGCAGAGTTTAATGTCGGGGATGGGAACCTGTTGCCTGGATTTGAGGAAAGTTTGTTTGGCATGACGGCTGGGGAACGTCGTTGTATGTCGATTCCTCCAGAAAAGGGTTTTGGAATGCCGAACCCTCAAAACCTGCAGCAGTTTCAGAGAAGCCAGTTTGATGAGCAAATGGAAATACGACCTGGTCTGGTTATTTCCTTCTCTGATGCAGCCAACTCGGAATTACCCGGAGTGGTTAAAGAAGTTAATGAAGATAGTGTTGTGGTGGATTTCAATCATCCCTTATCTGGTAAAACCCTGGAGTTTGATGTGGAAATTCTGCGGGTCTGTGAGTCAGGTCAATAG